One Nyctibius grandis isolate bNycGra1 chromosome 17, bNycGra1.pri, whole genome shotgun sequence genomic window carries:
- the B3GALT6 gene encoding beta-1,3-galactosyltransferase 6 — protein sequence MKLLRLLCRHKTALGLGGLSLFAVVLLYLAKCTSEGLRPLPAPRGLPHNQPAALPPRGARGAHPPAAPPPPSPEETAFLAVLITSGPKYSERRSIIRSTWLSAAGRPPHNDIWSRFVIGTAGLGAEELRSLEVEQSRHKDLLLLPELRDSYENLTAKVLATYVWLDLHVDFQFALKADDDTFVRLDVLVEELRAKEPRRLYWGFFSGRGRVKSGGKWKESAWVLCDYYLPYALGGGYVISADLVHYLRLSRDYLNMWQSEDVSLGVWLAPIDVKRVHDPRFDTEYKSRGCNNKYIVTHKQSIEDMLEKHQTLAKEGKLCKEEVKLRLSYMYDWGVPPSQCCQRKDGVP from the coding sequence ATGAAGCTGCTGCGCCTGCTGTGCCGCCACAAGACGGCCCTGGGCCTGGGTGGCCTGTCGCTCTTCGCCGTGGTCCTGCTTTACCTGGCCAAGTGCACCTCCGAGGGCCTCCGgcctctgccagccccccgCGGGCTCCCCCACAACCAGCCTGCGGCCCTGCCGCCGCGGGGTGCCAGGGGGGCACACCCCCCGGCAGCCCCACCGCCGCCCTCCCCGGAGGAGACCGCCTTCCTGGCCGTGCTCATCACCAGCGGCCCCAAGTACAGCGAGCGCCGCAGCATCATCCGCAGCACGTGGCTCTCGGCCGCCGGCCGCCCCCCTCACAATGACATCTGGAGCCGCTTCGTGATCGgcacagcggggctgggggcagaggagCTTCGTAGCCTGGAGGTAGAGCAGAGCCGGCACAAAGACCTCCTCCTTCTGCCAGAGCTGCGGGATTCCTACGAGAACCTGACCGCCAAAGTCCTGGCCACGTACGTCTGGCTGGATCTGCACGTGGACTTCCAGTTTGCCCTGAAGGCTGACGACGATACCTTTGTACGCTTGGATGTGCTGGTGGAAGAGCTGAGAGCCAAGGAGCCGCGTCGCCTTTATTGGGGCTTCTTTTCTGGCCGCGGTCGAGTCAAATCTGGTGGCAAATGGAAAGAGAGCGCCTGGGTGCTCTGTGACTACTATCTACCATATGCTCTGGGTGGTGGTTATGTTATTTCTGCAGACCTGGTGCACTATTTGCGTCTTAGCAGAGACTACCTGAACATGTGGCAGAGTGAAGATGTCTCCCTGGGGGTGTGGCTGGCTCCCATTGATGTGAAGAGAGTGCACGACCCTCGCTTTGACACTGAGTATAAGTCACGAGGTTGCAACAATAAGTACATAGTAACTCATAAGCAAAGCATCGAGGACATGCTGGAAAAGCACCAGACCCTGGCTAAAGAAGGAAAGCTCTGTAAGGAGGAGGTTAAGCTCAGGCTTTCCTACATGTACGATTGGGGAGTGCCTCCTTCACAGTGTTGCCAAAGGAAGGATGGCGTCCCGTGA
- the TNFRSF4 gene encoding tumor necrosis factor receptor superfamily member 4 isoform X1, translated as MVVVGFYSHFSAGFFLLLAVAISHCLGLKCQEHEHPFRGKCCKDCAPGERMKMRCTATTDTVCVPCQDEYFSTEHNHNFCKSCTICDTRKGSVEVKKCEKTSDRICTCVAGYMPDVRYTLGSVCSLCPEGSYSKGGNENCQPWTNCSILGKKTLRPGTKTDDAVCSDDVTQPAASQSATPALNLSTADHKNNVSTAVFSPSRPSVIPFICPDTNSPTETNWGSLSLILICLILLIVSGMSILLLIIQAVKKETKRRPFRNNHQKERSVGIPVQEEQIDSNSSLIKN; from the exons ATGGTAGTGGTAGGTTTTTACTCGcatttttctgctggttttttcttgctgctggcAGTCGCTATTAGCCATTGCTTGGGACTGAAATGCCAAGAACATGAACATCCTTTCCGTGGAAAATGCTGCAAGGACTGTGCCCCTG gtgaaagaatgaaaatgcgCTGCACTGCAACAACAGACACAGTCTGTGTCCCCTGCCAAGACGAATACTTCAGTACTGAGCACAACCACAACTTCTGCAAGAGTTGTACAATCTGCGACACTA GGAAGGGAAGCGTGGAAGTGAAGAAGTGTGAGAAGACCTCTGACAGAATTTGCACGTGTGTGGCAGGTTACATGCCAGATGTCAGATACACACTGGGAAGCG tatgcTCACTGTGTCCTGAAGGGTCTTattccaaagggggaaatgaAAACTGTCAGCCTTGGACTAA CTGCAGCATTCTTGGGAAAAAGACTCTTAGACCAGGGACAAAAACAGATGATGCTGTTTGCAGCGACGATGTCACACAGCCAGCTGCCTCTCAGAGTGCAACACCTGCTTTGAATCTTTCAACCGCTGACCACAAGAATAATGTGTCAACTGCAGTGTTCTCACCGTCCAGACCCAGTGTGATTCCTTTTATCTGCCCGGATACGAACAGCCCCACAGAGACTAACTGGG ggTCTTTATCACTTATCCTTATTTGTCTGATACTGCTTATAGTGAGCGGAATGTCCATCCTCCTGTTGATTATCCAAGCAGTCAAAAAGGAGACCAAGAGGAGGCCTTTTAGAAACAACCATCAGA aagaaaggagCGTTGGAATTCCTGTCCAGGAAGAACAAATTGACTCCAATTCTAGTCTCATCAAAAACTGA
- the TNFRSF4 gene encoding tumor necrosis factor receptor superfamily member 4 isoform X2, with the protein MNILSVENAARTVPLFGQVTFLTNLVILVHQSGLLCERMKMRCTATTDTVCVPCQDEYFSTEHNHNFCKSCTICDTRKGSVEVKKCEKTSDRICTCVAGYMPDVRYTLGSVCSLCPEGSYSKGGNENCQPWTNCSILGKKTLRPGTKTDDAVCSDDVTQPAASQSATPALNLSTADHKNNVSTAVFSPSRPSVIPFICPDTNSPTETNWGSLSLILICLILLIVSGMSILLLIIQAVKKETKRRPFRNNHQKERSVGIPVQEEQIDSNSSLIKN; encoded by the exons ATGAACATCCTTTCCGTGGAAAATGCTGCAAGGACTGTGCCCCTG TTTGGGCAAGTCACTTTCCTCACAAACCTTGTCATCTTAGTGCATCAATCTGGACTTCTGT gtgaaagaatgaaaatgcgCTGCACTGCAACAACAGACACAGTCTGTGTCCCCTGCCAAGACGAATACTTCAGTACTGAGCACAACCACAACTTCTGCAAGAGTTGTACAATCTGCGACACTA GGAAGGGAAGCGTGGAAGTGAAGAAGTGTGAGAAGACCTCTGACAGAATTTGCACGTGTGTGGCAGGTTACATGCCAGATGTCAGATACACACTGGGAAGCG tatgcTCACTGTGTCCTGAAGGGTCTTattccaaagggggaaatgaAAACTGTCAGCCTTGGACTAA CTGCAGCATTCTTGGGAAAAAGACTCTTAGACCAGGGACAAAAACAGATGATGCTGTTTGCAGCGACGATGTCACACAGCCAGCTGCCTCTCAGAGTGCAACACCTGCTTTGAATCTTTCAACCGCTGACCACAAGAATAATGTGTCAACTGCAGTGTTCTCACCGTCCAGACCCAGTGTGATTCCTTTTATCTGCCCGGATACGAACAGCCCCACAGAGACTAACTGGG ggTCTTTATCACTTATCCTTATTTGTCTGATACTGCTTATAGTGAGCGGAATGTCCATCCTCCTGTTGATTATCCAAGCAGTCAAAAAGGAGACCAAGAGGAGGCCTTTTAGAAACAACCATCAGA aagaaaggagCGTTGGAATTCCTGTCCAGGAAGAACAAATTGACTCCAATTCTAGTCTCATCAAAAACTGA
- the SDF4 gene encoding 45 kDa calcium-binding protein has translation MMSRQAVLCSLGSLYLSLLFVFLLMDVYARPANNSVLKEKPADTKDENEILPPDHLNGVKMEMDGHLNKEFHQEVFLGKEMEEFEEDSEPRKNRKKLMVIFSKVDINNDKKISAKEMQRWIMEKTDEHFQEAVEENKMHFRAVDPDGDGHVSWDEYKIKFLASKGFNEKEIAEKIKNNEELKIDEETQEVLDNLKDRWYQADNPPPDLLLNEEEFLSFLHPEHSRGMLKFMVKEIIRDLDQDGDKKLTLSEFISLPVGTVENQQAQDIDDDWVKDRRKEFEEVIDANHDGIVTMEELEEYMDPMNEYNALNEAKQMIAVADENQNHHLELEEILKYSEYFTGSKLMDYARNVHEEF, from the exons atgatgtcAAGACAGGCCGTTCTCTGCAGCTTGGGATCTCTATATTTGTCccttttgtttgtatttcttctaATGGATGTCTATGCAAGGCCTGCAAATAATTCTGTCCTCAAAGAAAAGCCAGCTGACACTAAAGATGAGAATGAGATCTTGCCCCCAGATCACTTGAACGGGGTCAAAATGGAGATGGATGGACATCTTAACAAAGAATTTCATCAAGAAGTCTTTCTAGGAAAAGAGATGGAAGAGTTTGAGGAAGATTCAGAaccaagaaaaaacaggaagaagctCATGGTCATCTTTTCAAA GGTGGAtataaataatgataaaaagatAAGTGCGAAAGAGATGCAGCGCTGGATCATGGAAAAGACAGATGAACATTTCCAGGAAGCTGTGGAAGAGAATAAAATGCACTTCCGAGCTGTGGACCCTGATGGTGATG GCCATGTGTCCTGGGatgaatataaaattaaatttttggCAAGTAAGGgctttaatgaaaaagagattGCAGAGAAGATCAAAAACAATGAAGAGCTGAAAATAGATGAAGAAA CACAGGAAGTTTTAGATAACCTGAAGGATCGGTGGTACCAAGCTGACAACCCACCTCCTGATCTTTTGTTGAATGAAGAAGAATTCTTGTCCTTTCTTCATCCAGAGCATAGCAGGGGAATGCTGAAGTTCATGGTGAAAGAAATCATCCGAGATTTGG ATCAAGATGGAGATAAGAAACTTACCCTTTCAGAGTTCATTTCGTTACCTGTTGGTACTGTAGAGAACCAGCAAGCTCAAGATATTGATGATGACTGGgtgaaagacagaaggaaggaaTTTGAGGAGGTCATTGATGCTAACCATGATGGGATTGTCACAATGGAAGAGCTGGAG GAATATATGGATCCTATGAATGAATACAATGCCCTAAATGAAGCGAAGCAAATGATAGCAGTAGCAGATGAAAATCAAAACCATCACTTAGAGCTGGAGGAGATCTTGAAATATAGTGAATACTTCACAGGCAGCAAGCTTATGGACTATGCACGTAACGTCCACGAGGAGTTCTGA